From the genome of Epinephelus moara isolate mb chromosome 10, YSFRI_EMoa_1.0, whole genome shotgun sequence, one region includes:
- the LOC126396959 gene encoding uncharacterized protein C1orf87, with translation MDASHGHTDRNPDHITCIMSQKKLSGANSAPRLVVKIIGSKQVKQFIEEPKEDSGEMAQKEANPPAEAALGDFKKTPENQDVTVSRSHRQVQHRVDSALWAVINQVPDRLCVTAPSGDRSRSYIHPKTPHSSDPCAAEGPQTTEQTAASEDRDKAELSSAVREELSDWRLSCLRSTEDEVAALDLTCSGTLNRSEITHLFLRNDVPLKLPTFSLLLQMFSDKNDPVQIHYRDLLQFILSSAFPEELHNDSELQ, from the exons ATGGATGCATCCCATGGACACActgata GGAATCCCGATCACATCACCTGCATCATGTCTCAGAAAAAGCTGTCTGGAGCAAATTCAGCCCCCAGGCTTGTTGTCAAGATTATAGGCAGCAAACAAGTCAAGCAGTTTATTGAGGAGCCCAAAGA AGATTCTGGGGAGATGGCACAGAAAGAAGCAAATCCTCCAGCTGAAGCTGCACTTGGTGATTTCAAGAAAACTCCAGAAAACCAAGATGTGACGGTGTCCAGGTCTCACAGGCAGGTGCAGCACCGAGTGGACTCCGCACTATGGGCTGTGATCAACCAG gTTCCTGACAGGCTGTGTGTAACAGCGCCCTCTGGTGATCGCTCCAGGTCCTACATTCACCCAAAGACTCCTCACAGCTCTGATCCCTGTGCAGCTGAAGGGCCGCAGACAACAGAACAG ACAGCCGCGTCTGAGGACAGAGATAAGGCCGAGCTCTCCTCGGCTGTCAGAGAGGAGTTGTCTGATTGGCGGCTCTCCTGTCTGAGATCAACAGAGGACGAAGTGGCAGCTCTTGATCTCACCTGCAGTGGGACGCTGAATCGATCTGAGATCACTCACCTGTTTCTGAGAAATGACGTTCCACTGAAATTACCAACGTTTTCTCTGCTTCTGCAAATGTTCTCTGATAAAAATGATCCAGTCCAG ATTCATTACAGAGACCTCCTGCAGTTCATATTAAGTTCTGCTTTCCCTGAGGAACTCCACAATGACAGTGAG CTTCAGTGA